From a single Microbacterium murale genomic region:
- a CDS encoding transglycosylase SLT domain-containing protein has translation MRASRRWSRRRGVVGGFAAFGVVAFAAAIVAPTGMALADPPVADVETPFSLAAQDTQDLTVTAEGATITPTTRGVYDVYVTPKPTPTPTPEPEPASAESSDSSGGAGPLFYTGGGAPAEWMAAAGIAASDWGYVDYVVSKESGWNPNATNSSSGACGLVQALPCSKVPGNGYDPVDNLRWANGYATGRYGSWAGAYEFWINNNWW, from the coding sequence GTGCGCGCCTCCCGTCGGTGGTCGCGGCGCCGCGGCGTCGTCGGCGGTTTCGCCGCGTTCGGAGTCGTCGCCTTCGCGGCCGCGATCGTCGCGCCGACGGGCATGGCGCTCGCAGATCCACCGGTCGCGGACGTGGAGACGCCGTTCTCGCTGGCCGCGCAGGACACACAGGATCTGACCGTCACCGCAGAGGGCGCGACGATCACACCGACCACGCGCGGTGTCTACGACGTCTACGTGACGCCGAAGCCCACGCCCACTCCTACCCCGGAGCCGGAGCCGGCATCCGCAGAGTCCTCCGATTCCTCCGGCGGCGCCGGCCCGTTGTTCTACACGGGTGGCGGTGCGCCGGCCGAGTGGATGGCCGCGGCGGGCATCGCCGCCAGCGACTGGGGCTACGTCGACTACGTCGTCTCGAAAGAGAGCGGCTGGAACCCCAACGCGACGAATTCGTCCTCAGGTGCTTGCGGCCTCGTGCAGGCGCTCCCATGCAGCAAGGTGCCAGGCAACGGCTACGACCCGGTCGACAACCTGCGCTGGGCGAACGGCTATGCCACTGGGCGCTACGGCAGCTGGGCCGGTGCGTACGAGTTCTGGATCAACAACAACTGGTGGTAA
- a CDS encoding AI-2E family transporter: MKLHNPFRTALVATLGVGLGILLIGSVQSLSTVLLYVGTALFISLGLDPVISFLERRRLPRWLAVLITILGVFGAFTGIILIVLPVLIDQISQLVRQITTFLQSTRLDDVKDWISATFPGLQPGFVDDLFTNATEWLNDNWTTITESVVTVGTAIVTGLFGAFIVLILTIYLTSSTPSLKRSVYQLVPASKRPRFVDLAEQITDSVGYYVMGQITLGVINGILSAIFLNIIQAPFAVVLAVVAFFFSLIPLVGTLTGSTIIVLACLIPGLGSPATAIAAGIYYLIYMQIEAYIVSPRIMSRAVSVPGAVVVVAALAGGSLLGLLGALIAIPVAASILIIYRQVLIPRMNER; this comes from the coding sequence ATGAAGCTTCACAACCCGTTCCGCACCGCCCTGGTCGCAACCCTCGGCGTGGGACTGGGCATCCTGCTCATCGGCAGCGTGCAGTCGCTCTCAACAGTGCTCCTCTACGTCGGCACCGCCCTGTTCATCAGTCTGGGGCTCGATCCCGTCATCTCATTCCTCGAGCGTCGACGACTCCCGCGTTGGCTGGCCGTGCTGATCACGATCCTGGGAGTGTTCGGCGCGTTCACCGGCATCATCCTGATCGTGCTGCCGGTCCTGATCGACCAGATCAGTCAACTGGTCCGCCAGATCACGACCTTCCTGCAGAGCACCCGGCTCGATGATGTCAAGGATTGGATCAGCGCGACGTTCCCCGGTCTGCAGCCAGGCTTCGTCGATGATCTGTTCACGAACGCCACGGAGTGGCTCAACGACAACTGGACGACGATCACAGAAAGCGTCGTCACGGTAGGAACTGCGATCGTCACCGGGCTGTTCGGTGCATTCATCGTCCTGATCCTCACCATCTACTTGACGTCCTCGACGCCATCGCTGAAGCGGTCGGTCTATCAGCTGGTGCCGGCATCCAAGCGCCCGCGCTTCGTCGACCTCGCCGAGCAGATAACCGACTCGGTGGGTTATTACGTCATGGGGCAGATCACGCTCGGCGTCATCAACGGCATCCTCAGCGCCATCTTCCTGAACATCATCCAGGCGCCGTTCGCGGTCGTGCTCGCGGTCGTCGCGTTCTTCTTCTCGCTGATCCCGCTGGTGGGAACGCTCACCGGCTCGACGATCATCGTGCTCGCGTGCCTCATCCCTGGGCTCGGCTCCCCGGCGACGGCGATCGCGGCCGGGATCTACTACCTGATCTACATGCAGATCGAGGCGTACATCGTCTCGCCACGCATCATGAGCCGGGCGGTCTCCGTGCCAGGCGCCGTGGTCGTCGTCGCGGCACTCGCCGGCGGATCACTGCTCGGACTGCTCGGCGCCCTCATCGCGATCCCGGTCGCGGCGAGCATCCTGATCATCTATCGCCAGGTGCTCATCCCTCGGATGAACGAGCGCTGA
- a CDS encoding alpha/beta hydrolase: protein MDIRGPLELPAVRENIELFTADGLTLVGELALPEDAQPVATLVTLHPLPTAGGFMDSHILRKAAARLPALADLAVLRFNTRGTSSPRGTSQGTFDGGEAEQFDVAAAMEFVRERSLPHPWLLAWSFGTELALKYGREHDVEGIILLSPPLHRATAEEVAAWAGDSRRVIALIPEFDDYLRPAEARERFASIPDITLIDVEGGKHLWVGETQTRRVLTEIVAVVNPDALPLSNEWPVSARSSEG, encoded by the coding sequence ATGGATATCCGCGGGCCGCTCGAACTGCCGGCGGTGAGGGAGAACATCGAACTGTTCACCGCCGACGGACTCACACTCGTCGGCGAGCTGGCTCTGCCGGAGGACGCGCAGCCCGTTGCGACATTGGTGACGCTGCATCCGCTGCCGACCGCTGGCGGCTTCATGGATTCGCACATCCTGCGCAAGGCCGCCGCACGCCTTCCCGCGCTGGCGGACCTTGCCGTGCTCCGGTTCAACACTCGTGGGACGAGTTCACCGCGCGGTACGAGTCAAGGGACTTTCGATGGCGGCGAGGCTGAGCAGTTCGACGTGGCTGCGGCGATGGAGTTCGTCCGTGAGAGGTCGCTGCCGCATCCGTGGCTTCTGGCCTGGTCCTTCGGGACGGAACTCGCATTGAAGTACGGCAGAGAGCACGACGTGGAGGGCATCATCCTGCTTTCGCCGCCGCTGCACAGGGCCACGGCAGAAGAAGTAGCGGCATGGGCCGGTGATTCGCGTCGGGTGATCGCCCTCATTCCCGAGTTCGACGACTACCTGCGACCTGCGGAGGCGCGGGAACGCTTCGCATCGATCCCCGACATCACGTTGATCGATGTAGAGGGTGGCAAGCACCTGTGGGTCGGCGAGACGCAGACGCGGCGGGTGCTCACCGAGATCGTCGCTGTGGTGAACCCCGACGCTCTTCCGCTGTCGAATGAATGGCCGGTCAGCGCTCGTTCATCCGAGGGATGA
- a CDS encoding DivIVA domain-containing protein, with amino-acid sequence MTEIDDEETTPAFRTVGARERGYHRTAVDTFLAAARDSFEDDSDDLSAADVRVASFPLVKGGYDIGEVDAALGRVEDALAARQRERTVRAEGAEAWVVHARSEAQIVLDHLARSRRQKFARTGFLTFGYRIDEVDHVAARIVRYLRDGDELSVEQLRSAAFRMQRGGYREEQVDALLDATIDVILAVR; translated from the coding sequence GTGACTGAGATCGACGACGAAGAGACGACACCCGCGTTCCGAACGGTGGGCGCTCGTGAGCGCGGCTATCACCGCACCGCGGTTGACACGTTCCTGGCCGCGGCACGCGACAGCTTCGAGGACGACTCGGATGACCTGTCGGCTGCCGACGTGCGCGTCGCATCGTTCCCGCTGGTGAAGGGCGGCTACGACATCGGCGAGGTCGACGCCGCGCTCGGACGCGTCGAGGATGCACTCGCGGCTCGTCAGCGTGAGCGGACGGTTCGCGCCGAGGGCGCGGAGGCGTGGGTCGTCCATGCGCGCTCCGAGGCACAGATCGTGCTGGACCACCTGGCTCGCAGCCGCCGGCAGAAGTTCGCACGTACAGGGTTCCTGACCTTCGGCTATCGCATCGATGAAGTCGATCATGTCGCGGCGCGGATCGTGCGATATCTGCGCGACGGGGATGAGCTCTCGGTCGAGCAGTTGCGATCAGCCGCATTCAGAATGCAGCGCGGCGGATACCGGGAAGAGCAGGTCGACGCGCTGTTGGATGCGACGATCGATGTGATCCTCGCCGTTCGCTGA